A window of Bos taurus isolate L1 Dominette 01449 registration number 42190680 breed Hereford chromosome 19, ARS-UCD2.0, whole genome shotgun sequence contains these coding sequences:
- the RDM1 gene encoding RAD52 motif-containing protein 1 isoform X1 — protein MAELVPFAVPTGSDKTLLVWELSSGPTAEALQHSLFTVFSQFGLLYSVRVFPNAAVAGPGFYAVIKFYSARDAYRAQKACNQKQLFQKSPVKIRLGTQHKAVQHNALALNSSRCQELANYYFGFNGWSKRIIKLQDLSDPEEETENEDMVAPLQRQSLKFFCALEVVLPSYECRSPGVGMAEEPLDNLEEGPLSLLMKRKKTQKLAIQKAMTDAFQKLQIVVLESGKIAVAYRSCEEVTDARTEEELQDLIQADSLECRGPLRSLSCLGF, from the exons ATGGCGGAGTTGGTACCTTTTGCGGTTCCCACAGGGAGCGACAAAACCTTGCTTGTGTGGGAACTGAGCTCTGGACCCACGGCCGAGGCCTTGCAA CATTCTCTGTTCACAGTCTTCTCCCAGTTCGGCCTTCTGTATTCGGTCCGAGTCTTCCCAAACGCAGCCGTGGCCGGTCCTGGATTTTATGCCGTCATCAAGTTTTATTCAGCGAGGGATGCTTACAGAGCCCAAAAGGCATGCAACCAGAAGCAGCTTTTCCAGAAATCTCCAGTGAAG ATTCGTCTTGGCACCCAACATAAGGCAGTTCAACACAACGCCCTTGCCCTAAACAGCTCCAGATGCCAAGAATTGGCAAATTACTACTTTGGTTTCAATGGATGGTCAAAAAGGATCATCAAG CTtcaggatctttctgaccctgaaGAAGAAACGGAAAATGAAGATATGGTGGCACCTCTTCAGAGGCAAAGCCTGAAGTTCTTCTGTGCTTTAGAGGTGGTGTTGCCATCCTATGAGTGCAGAAGTCCAGGAGTTGGCATGGCTGAGGAACCTTTGGATAACTTGGAAGAag GGCCATTATCACTCcttatgaaaaggaagaaaacccagaAGCTTGCTATTCAGAAGGCTATGACGGATGCATTCCAGAAACTGCAGATTGTGGTTTTAG AAAGTGGTAAAATAGCTGTGGCGTATAGATCCTGTGAAGAGGTCACAGATGCtagaactgaagaggaactacaggATTTAATTCAA gctgattccctggagtGCAGGGGCCCTCtgcgttcactttcctgcctgggcttctaa
- the LYZL6 gene encoding lysozyme-like protein 6 precursor (The RefSeq protein has 1 substitution compared to this genomic sequence), whose protein sequence is MTSPLLISLASCLVAVNQASLIGRCDLAKVLHQEDLDGFEGYSLTDWLCLAFVESDFNITKVNENTDGSFDYGIFQINSHYWCNDYQSRTENNCQVDCQELLSPNLLAIINCAKKIVSGAGGMKNWVKWRLHCAGRPLSYWMTGCHLA, encoded by the exons ATGACAAGCCCACTGCTCATCTCGTTGGCCAGCTGCCTCGTTGCTGTGAATCAAGCCAGCCTCATTGGCCGCTGTGACTTGGCCAAGGTGCTGCACCAGGAGGACTTGGATGGGTTTGAGGGCTACTCCCTGACTGACT GGCTGTGCCTGGCTTTCGTAGAGAGTGATTTCAACATAACAAAGgtaaatgaaaacacagatggCAGCTTTGACTATGGCATCTTCCAGATCAACAGCCACTACTGGTGCAACGATTACCAGAGTCACACGGAAAACAATTGCCAAGTGGACTGTCAAG aACTGCTGAGCCCCAATCTTCTCGCAATTAtcaactgtgcaaaaaagattgTGTCCGGAGCTGGGGGCATGAAGAACTG GGTAAAATGGAGGTTGCACTGTGCTGGCCGGCCCCTCTCCTACTGGATGACAGGCTGTCACCTGGCATGA
- the LYZL6 gene encoding lysozyme-like protein 6 isoform X1: MAGEGEKCGWKERAWQVGGRGFTLSPVDSPGEDQQAVWETPGPTGPPPLTLHRASSPPRMTSPLLISLASCLVAVNQASLIGRCDLAKVLHQEDLDGFEGYSLTDWLCLAFVESDFNITKVNENTDGSFDYGIFQINSHYWCNDYQSHTENNCQVDCQELLSPNLLAIINCAKKIVSGAGGMKNWVKWRLHCAGRPLSYWMTGCHLA; the protein is encoded by the exons AtggcaggagaaggagagaaatgtGGATGGAAAGAAAGAGCCTGGCAAGTTGGAGGGAGGGGATTCACGCTGTCTCCAGTAG ATTCCCCAGGAGAAGACCAGCAGGCAGTCTGGGAGACTCCAGGACCCACAGGCCCTCCACCTCTCACCCTCCACCGTGCCTCCTCCCCTCCAAGGATGACAAGCCCACTGCTCATCTCGTTGGCCAGCTGCCTCGTTGCTGTGAATCAAGCCAGCCTCATTGGCCGCTGTGACTTGGCCAAGGTGCTGCACCAGGAGGACTTGGATGGGTTTGAGGGCTACTCCCTGACTGACT GGCTGTGCCTGGCTTTCGTAGAGAGTGATTTCAACATAACAAAGgtaaatgaaaacacagatggCAGCTTTGACTATGGCATCTTCCAGATCAACAGCCACTACTGGTGCAACGATTACCAGAGTCACACGGAAAACAATTGCCAAGTGGACTGTCAAG aACTGCTGAGCCCCAATCTTCTCGCAATTAtcaactgtgcaaaaaagattgTGTCCGGAGCTGGGGGCATGAAGAACTG GGTAAAATGGAGGTTGCACTGTGCTGGCCGGCCCCTCTCCTACTGGATGACAGGCTGTCACCTGGCATGA
- the LYZL6 gene encoding lysozyme-like protein 6 isoform X2, whose protein sequence is MTSPLLISLASCLVAVNQASLIGRCDLAKVLHQEDLDGFEGYSLTDWLCLAFVESDFNITKVNENTDGSFDYGIFQINSHYWCNDYQSHTENNCQVDCQELLSPNLLAIINCAKKIVSGAGGMKNWVKWRLHCAGRPLSYWMTGCHLA, encoded by the exons ATGACAAGCCCACTGCTCATCTCGTTGGCCAGCTGCCTCGTTGCTGTGAATCAAGCCAGCCTCATTGGCCGCTGTGACTTGGCCAAGGTGCTGCACCAGGAGGACTTGGATGGGTTTGAGGGCTACTCCCTGACTGACT GGCTGTGCCTGGCTTTCGTAGAGAGTGATTTCAACATAACAAAGgtaaatgaaaacacagatggCAGCTTTGACTATGGCATCTTCCAGATCAACAGCCACTACTGGTGCAACGATTACCAGAGTCACACGGAAAACAATTGCCAAGTGGACTGTCAAG aACTGCTGAGCCCCAATCTTCTCGCAATTAtcaactgtgcaaaaaagattgTGTCCGGAGCTGGGGGCATGAAGAACTG GGTAAAATGGAGGTTGCACTGTGCTGGCCGGCCCCTCTCCTACTGGATGACAGGCTGTCACCTGGCATGA
- the RDM1 gene encoding RAD52 motif-containing protein 1, with translation MAELVPFAVPTGSDKTLLVWELSSGPTAEALQHSLFTVFSQFGLLYSVRVFPNAAVAGPGFYAVIKFYSARDAYRAQKACNQKQLFQKSPVKIRLGTQHKAVQHNALALNSSRCQELANYYFGFNGWSKRIIKLQDLSDPEEETENEDMVAPLQRQSLKFFCALEVVLPSYECRSPGVGMAEEPLDNLEEGPLSLLMKRKKTQKLAIQKAMTDAFQKLQIVVLESGKIAVAYRSCEEVTDARTEEELQDLIQVSCFSWKPCGQGEEECLSDLSFEEQEFTVPELD, from the exons ATGGCGGAGTTGGTACCTTTTGCGGTTCCCACAGGGAGCGACAAAACCTTGCTTGTGTGGGAACTGAGCTCTGGACCCACGGCCGAGGCCTTGCAA CATTCTCTGTTCACAGTCTTCTCCCAGTTCGGCCTTCTGTATTCGGTCCGAGTCTTCCCAAACGCAGCCGTGGCCGGTCCTGGATTTTATGCCGTCATCAAGTTTTATTCAGCGAGGGATGCTTACAGAGCCCAAAAGGCATGCAACCAGAAGCAGCTTTTCCAGAAATCTCCAGTGAAG ATTCGTCTTGGCACCCAACATAAGGCAGTTCAACACAACGCCCTTGCCCTAAACAGCTCCAGATGCCAAGAATTGGCAAATTACTACTTTGGTTTCAATGGATGGTCAAAAAGGATCATCAAG CTtcaggatctttctgaccctgaaGAAGAAACGGAAAATGAAGATATGGTGGCACCTCTTCAGAGGCAAAGCCTGAAGTTCTTCTGTGCTTTAGAGGTGGTGTTGCCATCCTATGAGTGCAGAAGTCCAGGAGTTGGCATGGCTGAGGAACCTTTGGATAACTTGGAAGAag GGCCATTATCACTCcttatgaaaaggaagaaaacccagaAGCTTGCTATTCAGAAGGCTATGACGGATGCATTCCAGAAACTGCAGATTGTGGTTTTAG AAAGTGGTAAAATAGCTGTGGCGTATAGATCCTGTGAAGAGGTCACAGATGCtagaactgaagaggaactacaggATTTAATTCAA GTCAGCTGCTTTTCCTGGAAGCCGTGTGGCCAAGGGGAGGAAGAATGCCTCTCAGACTTAAGCTTTGAGGAGCAAGAGTTCACAGTGCCAGAACTGGACTAG
- the RDM1 gene encoding RAD52 motif-containing protein 1 isoform X2, protein MAELVPFAVPTGSDKTLLVWELSSGPTAEALQHSLFTVFSQFGLLYSVRVFPNAAVAGPGFYAVIKFYSARDAYRAQKACNQKQLFQKSPVKIRLGTQHKAVQHNALALNSSRCQELANYYFGFNGWSKRIIKLQDLSDPEEETENEDMVAPLQRQSLKFFCALEVVLPSYECRSPGVGMAEEPLDNLEEGPLSLLMKRKKTQKLAIQKAMTDAFQKLQIVVLGQLLFLEAVWPRGGRMPLRLKL, encoded by the exons ATGGCGGAGTTGGTACCTTTTGCGGTTCCCACAGGGAGCGACAAAACCTTGCTTGTGTGGGAACTGAGCTCTGGACCCACGGCCGAGGCCTTGCAA CATTCTCTGTTCACAGTCTTCTCCCAGTTCGGCCTTCTGTATTCGGTCCGAGTCTTCCCAAACGCAGCCGTGGCCGGTCCTGGATTTTATGCCGTCATCAAGTTTTATTCAGCGAGGGATGCTTACAGAGCCCAAAAGGCATGCAACCAGAAGCAGCTTTTCCAGAAATCTCCAGTGAAG ATTCGTCTTGGCACCCAACATAAGGCAGTTCAACACAACGCCCTTGCCCTAAACAGCTCCAGATGCCAAGAATTGGCAAATTACTACTTTGGTTTCAATGGATGGTCAAAAAGGATCATCAAG CTtcaggatctttctgaccctgaaGAAGAAACGGAAAATGAAGATATGGTGGCACCTCTTCAGAGGCAAAGCCTGAAGTTCTTCTGTGCTTTAGAGGTGGTGTTGCCATCCTATGAGTGCAGAAGTCCAGGAGTTGGCATGGCTGAGGAACCTTTGGATAACTTGGAAGAag GGCCATTATCACTCcttatgaaaaggaagaaaacccagaAGCTTGCTATTCAGAAGGCTATGACGGATGCATTCCAGAAACTGCAGATTGTGGTTTTAG GTCAGCTGCTTTTCCTGGAAGCCGTGTGGCCAAGGGGAGGAAGAATGCCTCTCAGACTTAAGCTTTGA